A stretch of DNA from Terriglobales bacterium:
CGTCTGGCGCGTGCTCATGGACCCGGGCGCGCTGCAGCGCTCCATCCCCGGCTGCCAGAAGCTGGAGGCCATCAGCCCCAACGCCTACCGCGCCACCATCAAGGCGGGCGTGGGTCCCATCAAGGGAACCTTCAGCGGTGACATGACCATCGCCGACATCGTCCCAGAGAAGTCCTACACCCTGACCTCGCACACCAAGGCGCCCATGGGCTTCGTGGAAGGGAAGGGAAAGGTCGTGCTGGAAGACGCGGGCGGGGAGACCGTGGTGCGTTATTCGGGCGAGGTGAAGATCGGGGGCATGCTGGCCTCGGTGGGCGAGCGCCTGATCGACGCCGCCGCCCGCAAGAACATCAGCGAGGTCTTCGCCAACCTGGCGCGCGAGTGCGCCCCGCGCGCCTAAGCCGCCTCGTCTCTGATAAGCTAATCACGCTGTCATCTCATCTACCGGAGGGACCCGTGAAAGGCGATCGCAAGGTCCTGGCCGTCCTGCAAGAGGTGCTCAAGGCGGAACTCACCGCCATCAACCAGTACTTCCTGCACGCCGAGATGTGCGAGAACTGGGGCTACCACCGCCTGGCCGCGCACACCCGCAAGGAGTCCATCGAGGAGATGGGCCACGCCGAGAAGCTGCTGGAGCGCATGCTGCTGCTCGACGGCTCGCCCAACATGAGCGACTACTTCAAGATCAACATCGGGCAGAACGTGGAGCAGCAGTTCAAGAACGACCTGCAGGTGGAGTACGAAGCGGTGAAGCGGCTGAACGCCGGCATCGCCGCGTGCGTCGCGGCCGGCGACAACGGCTCCCGCGAGCTGCTGGAGAAGATCCTGGTCGACGAGGAAGAGCACATCGACTACCTGGAGGCCCAGATCCACGCCATCTCGGAGATGGGCATCGAGAACTACCTCGCCCAGCAGATGCACGAAGGCAAAGAGTAGCGGCGCGCCCCGCCGCAACTGAGACGGCCGGAAGCTCCGCTTCCGGCCGTTTCATCTGTCCGCGGCCGGTCCCCGGCCGGGTCAGTACGCTACAATAGAGTCCGCCTTCCAGCAGTGTCCCCAAGCGGAGAGATGGCCGAGTGGCTGAAGGCGCACGCTTGGAAAGCGTGTATACGGGAAACCGTATCGTGGGTTCGAATCCCACTCTCTCCGCCAGTTTTCAGTGACTTAGAGAGCCCCGCAGTCCATCTGCAGTCCATTTAGGCCCGGAGGGCCATCTGGACCACCTTGCTGCGCGCCTGGCGCTCACTGTCGGGCAGCGCCCCACCATCGACGAGATGCCTAGGCTCTGGCATGGACAGATGCAAAGGTCTTCATGAGATTTAAGATCGCCTCCATGACCGCCGCGTCGCCCGGCGCGGTATTGATCATGGCGTGATAGAGCGAGCGGTTCGGCCACTCCGCGTGGAAGTACTTGGCGATGAAGTCGGCGCGCTCCTGATCGACGGTGTCGACCAGTTCCTCTGCTTCCTCCTCGGTTCTGCCGCGCGCGCGCAGACGCCTCACTTTGTCCTCCCGGGGCGCGTAGAGAAAGATCCGCAGGGTGTCGTCCCGGTCCCGGAGGAAGTACTGCGATCCCCTGCCGACGATGACGCAGTTCCCCCTCTTGGCGGCGTGCCGGACGATCTGCTCCGCCAGCTTCAAGATGCTCTCGCTGTCGACCACGTTCAGCT
This window harbors:
- a CDS encoding carbon monoxide dehydrogenase subunit G encodes the protein VWRVLMDPGALQRSIPGCQKLEAISPNAYRATIKAGVGPIKGTFSGDMTIADIVPEKSYTLTSHTKAPMGFVEGKGKVVLEDAGGETVVRYSGEVKIGGMLASVGERLIDAAARKNISEVFANLARECAPRA
- the bfr gene encoding bacterioferritin — its product is MKGDRKVLAVLQEVLKAELTAINQYFLHAEMCENWGYHRLAAHTRKESIEEMGHAEKLLERMLLLDGSPNMSDYFKINIGQNVEQQFKNDLQVEYEAVKRLNAGIAACVAAGDNGSRELLEKILVDEEEHIDYLEAQIHAISEMGIENYLAQQMHEGKE
- a CDS encoding cytidylate kinase-like family protein; translation: MIKIVTIDREYGCGGAEIAEQLAQHLGWRLWDHRLTEEIARLGDCPERVVEQREERRDPVYYRLFKSFLRGSYEGSLNAHKLNVVDSESILKLAEQIVRHAAKRGNCVIVGRGSQYFLRDRDDTLRIFLYAPREDKVRRLRARGRTEEEAEELVDTVDQERADFIAKYFHAEWPNRSLYHAMINTAPGDAAVMEAILNLMKTFASVHARA